A part of Crassostrea angulata isolate pt1a10 chromosome 5, ASM2561291v2, whole genome shotgun sequence genomic DNA contains:
- the LOC128186369 gene encoding uncharacterized protein LOC128186369: MRRILPFLGYLCIFLYTAWAQKLCGSSFMNTSQMCVSGHISGDSVMFDFAPFESAGTPSCSCTIYIVAGSRLEFNYVYSPGYYGCGSAITISHQTTSTIQCLQGAESLSVTPGDSVTVQITRERDAFDSKYCYLLRAYQMNDLDRVPGSMIVVCSQPQQSSTTSVTTNITTITTPNNQLSTTNATITSTNAVSSTQAYISTTELNSLPLTSVSEFASTVFITGSATTVNNDTVTVRQETEHSENRGLAHFPWEIITPLSIIIFILIVVAIIIFKVRRRRYLKSTYKPAETRTTSWAFNQPSLSVTTPKTPQSLKPRIEKTDSGVYSTLGENDKRSTESVHKAVEKYYKEVSIDEAIVKSEARKLRRQEEAKEEEEEQGLDNAGFVGDETIHENSSQNISSAGSSQSDITTFISKICATDTENQNFFLDYKDRDASKEDTSVKVVNEEVLSSPCVVNEQTSFVSEKQETPTSLPIDTGYVIIDVLADI, translated from the exons ATGAGGAGAATTTTGCCCTTTCTTGGATATCTGTGTATATTTCTATATACAGCATGGG CACAAAAATTATGCGGATCCAGCTTCATGAATA CTTCACAGATGTGTGTTTCTGGACATATTTCCGGTGACAGTGTCATGTTTGATTTTGCTCCATTCGAATCCGCCGGGACGCCATCTTGTAGCTGCACTATTTACATCGTCGCCGGAAGTCGCTTGGAGTTTAATTACGTCTACTCCCCGGGATATTACGGATGTGGTTCCGCTATTACAATAAGTCACCAGACGACGTCCACCATCCAGTGTCTGCAGGGCGCAGAATCACTGTCCGTGACGCCTGGAGATTCCGTCACGGTTCAAATAACCCGGGAAAGGGATGCGTTTGATTCCAAATACTGCTATTTGCTGCGTGCTT ATCAGATGAATGATCTTGACAGAGTTCCTGGTTCCATGATAGTAGTGTGCAGCCAGCCACAGCAATCTTCTACCACATCTGTCACCACCAATATCACCACCATCACCACACCTAACAACCAACTAAGTACCACAAACGCTACCATTACCAGCACTAATGCTGTCAGTTCAACACAGGCGTACATTTCTACCACTGAATTGAATTCACTTCCTCTGACAAGTGTCAGTGAATTCGCCAGCACAGTATTTATCACTGGGTCAGCGACGACGGTAAACAACGACACTGTGACGGTCAGACAGGAAACGGAACACTCGGAGAACCGTGGCCTCGCCCATTTTCCCT gggagATAATTACACCACTAAGTATCATTATCTTCATCCTCATTGTCGTCGCTATCATCATCTTCAAGGTCAGAAGAAG GCGGTACCTTAAGTCCACGTACAAACCAGCAGAAACAAGGACCACAAGTTGGGCCTTCAACCAGCCCTCGCTGAGTGTAACCACCCCCAAGACACCCCAAAGCTTGAAGCCACGAATTGAGAAAACAGATAGTGGTGTGTATTCAACGTTAGGAGAAAACGACAAACGTTCCACGGAATCAGTTCACAAAGCGGTGGAGAAATACTACAAAGAAGTGAGTATAGACGAAGCCATTGTAAAATCCGAGGCCCGGAAACTACGACGACAAGAAGAGGCGAAGGAGGAGGAAGAGGAACAGGGCTTGGATAATGCGGGGTTTGTGGGAGATGAAACAATTCACGAGAATTCTTCGCAGAATATATCGTCTGCTGGGTCCTCGCAGAGTGACATCACTACCTTTATCAGTAAAATCTGCGCGACGGATACAGAGAACCAGAACTTTTTCCTGGATTATAAGGACAGAGACGCGAGTAAGGAGGATACATCTGTGAAAGTTGTGAATGAAGAGGTACTGTCCTCACCTTGTGTTGTGAACGAACAAACTTCATTTGTGTCAGAGAAACAAGAAACCCCGACGTCACTTCCTATAGACACGGGGTATGTCATCATTGACGTGTTAGCTGATATTTAG